A DNA window from Candidatus Protochlamydia naegleriophila contains the following coding sequences:
- a CDS encoding acetate/propionate family kinase, giving the protein MKILVVNAGSSSHKLSLFDSEGGLPTDSLWRAQLDWGRPDNQYYTVQVKGGEKVTRHLKTPSLEEGLREVLESLWKGDAPVIDTPLAIGRVGHRVVHGGAIFQCPVLVTRAVKEEIRRLIPLAPLHNPGNLEGIELIEQIFPAIPQIAVFDTAFHSTMPEVVKTYPVPYEWKEKGIQRYGFHGTSHHYCAIRATEMMKSRFSSLRLVNCHLGNGASLCAIRDGKSIDTTMGFTPLEGLMMGTRCGSIDPGILLYAMRELNVAPKELDTLLTFESGLKGIGGSSDMREIQAETSERAELALNMYIYRLKYFIGAMTASLGGIDVLSFTAGIGEHAAYIREKTCEGLAYLGVRLDLEKNHQDKSDQDLDIAASDSAVRILVIHTQEEWMIAKGCLDALL; this is encoded by the coding sequence ATGAAGATTTTAGTGGTGAATGCCGGCTCCAGTTCTCATAAACTTTCGCTTTTTGATAGTGAGGGAGGGCTGCCTACTGATTCGCTTTGGAGGGCTCAACTGGATTGGGGGAGACCAGACAATCAATATTATACCGTTCAGGTCAAAGGGGGCGAAAAAGTCACGCGTCATTTGAAAACACCGAGCCTTGAAGAGGGATTACGCGAAGTTTTGGAGAGTTTGTGGAAAGGCGATGCGCCAGTCATTGATACTCCTCTTGCGATAGGACGAGTTGGCCATCGTGTGGTACACGGAGGGGCAATTTTTCAATGCCCTGTGTTAGTTACCCGGGCTGTTAAAGAGGAGATTCGGAGGCTCATTCCCTTGGCGCCGCTTCACAATCCAGGCAATTTGGAGGGCATCGAATTAATCGAGCAGATTTTTCCAGCAATTCCTCAGATTGCTGTTTTTGATACGGCCTTTCATTCGACCATGCCAGAGGTCGTAAAAACGTATCCGGTTCCCTATGAGTGGAAGGAAAAGGGCATTCAACGCTATGGATTTCACGGAACCAGCCACCACTACTGCGCTATTCGGGCGACGGAAATGATGAAATCGAGGTTCTCTTCTTTGAGGCTCGTCAACTGTCATTTAGGGAATGGGGCTTCTCTTTGCGCCATTCGAGATGGAAAGAGTATCGATACGACGATGGGATTTACTCCTTTAGAAGGATTGATGATGGGGACGCGCTGTGGTTCGATCGATCCCGGGATTTTGCTTTATGCCATGCGCGAGTTAAACGTGGCACCAAAAGAATTGGACACTCTCCTGACGTTTGAGTCTGGGTTAAAAGGGATCGGAGGAAGCTCCGATATGCGGGAAATTCAGGCTGAAACGAGTGAGCGAGCCGAGCTTGCTCTAAACATGTACATCTATCGCTTGAAGTACTTTATCGGAGCCATGACGGCTTCTTTGGGGGGGATAGATGTACTGAGTTTTACAGCCGGGATTGGTGAGCATGCCGCCTACATCCGTGAAAAAACATGTGAAGGGCTGGCTTATTTGGGAGTTCGCCTCGACCTTGAAAAAAATCACCAGGACAAATCTGATCAAGATTTGGACATTGCGGCCAGTGATTCGGCCGTGCGCATTCTTGTGATTCATACCCAGGAAGAATGGATGATCGCTAAAGGCTGTTTAGATGCCCTGCTGTAG